Genomic segment of Benincasa hispida cultivar B227 chromosome 1, ASM972705v1, whole genome shotgun sequence:
AGTTtccaaaaagggaaaaaaaatagttactTGATAATAATTAGTTGATAATTATAATTACACTTGAGGAAAAATATAGTGATGACTGATGACtatctattattttataagcaccAACTCATCCCAAAATGCACCAATCCATATGCATCACAATCTCAtcacataaaaaattaattaaagtatttgaaaaaaagagtaaaaattTTTATGTGACATattatgattaaacaatttagtagaatataaaaaaataagtgaGTTGGAATgcacctaaatatttttttttccttattctaTACCAAGGATGTATTGTATTCTAATCTTGAGGTTATCTTCTAAGCACGGAAAGAGAGTTAGCTGCAGAGCTACAAAATGTGAATTAAAACGAAAAAAGATAAATAAGTAAACAAGAATATAGAAGACGACCCAAAATAGAAAGGTGTTGATAATCACACGGAGGCTTAAAATGGCCACATTACCGTTGCTAAGGAATTCAAAGCATAAGTACCGTTGCTAAGGAATTCAAAGCATAACAACTAATTACACATTTCGTTGTTCATTTGGATATCAATAAAAGAAAAGCCGAAGACAAATAGCAAAAACAAATACAACAAAACAGTATTCAACAAATaaattagagagagagagagaccaaACGAGAGCCACTACCTAAGGCAAGACTATAAATGGCTTTCATTGACAAGTTTTCGTTGACCCACAGTAATAATCTCCTCTTCCTAGAAtttatgtgatattaaaatgtTCTTCGTTCCCAAGTTCCTGCTGTTGCTTTCCTAAAAACACAAACGAAAGCACAACAAACCGCCCAACCGTATTTACAAACAGATAGATAGCGAGCACGCAAGTGTTAACCGCTAATATTGTACCTTCTCATCTTGATTAAAATGGAGGCTTTCGATACCCCTAAGAGTTGATTCAAAGTTCCTGATGCCTGATATGTTTCTGGCCGAGGTTGTACGGTTCTGATCAGCTTGTAAAACAGGGGAATGCCTTTGTGCACTAGAAATTTTGTGTACAGCTCCTAAACTTGGATCTGGAATTGCATGGCGAGATGGGTCAGATTCACATCCGAGAAGGGTTGTATCTTGACCGCTACCAATGGCAGCTCGTCTTGATGATCCACTTGAACGCATCATATTGGAATTTGGTAGCTGGAATGGGGATTATAACAagttaacaaatgaaaaaagaacACCATAACAAGCATTTAATCATTTAAGTACTCACTATGGGTTCCTTAGCAACAGCGGGATCATTTGTGGCTGGAGGTTTTTGTTTTGACAAATTTCCAGTGCCTGTAACTGGACCGGAGTTTCTCCTTCGCAAGGGGTCAGCTGGTACCCAACCACTCGGTGGTGGTCGACCTTCCTCCCCACCTTCAAGATACTTTATAGTTGAGATATGCAAGCAGCAAGATATTATGATGCAAGGAACACAAGACAAACCAAAATAACAGAAATAATACCAGGGTGCCTATCAGCATTTGCTACAGCCATAGGTACTCCAGAACTTGGTCCAGCACCGCCCTAAAGTTTAAAATGTTACATGGATTAAGGATAAATGAGCAATATAGCTATACAGAGAAAGGTCAAGCTCGTATGCATTCCAGAACTTACAATGGCACGGGTAGGTGGGGCAGTTATCTGGGATTGCTGGTACTTCAAAATGGTCCAATCAAACACATAATCGAACTGAAAACCTGAAAAAGCATacctttatttaaattaaaacaaaataaagacactaaaattttaaaaaaaatgaattataaaatttaaacctTCGCGAATGAAAAGGTCACGGAAGAGTCTTTTTAGATAAGCATAGTCTGGCTTATCATCAAATCTTAATGATCGGCAATAATGGAAGTACGAAGCAAATTCAGTAGGGTATCCACGACATAGGGCCTAAGGCAGATGAACAATATGTACAATATGTCAGTATAATCTAATTGGATTTCATAATATTTGACACTAATTATCATTAGCAAGAAGCCACCCGAACATGGATAATCTAACCTCTATAGAAGTGGAGACTTTCTTTTCACTAATCTTTTCGTACTTTTGTTTCTTCGTTCCTGCTTTAAGTCCCTGCCAAGGAAGACTATAAAAATGACAGGTTACCACTATATATTTGACATTACACAATAAAAGAATCACAGATGATAACACAATAGCACTTACCTCCCCCTTAAAAAATACATAAGAACATATCCAAGTGATTCTAAATCATCCCTGCGGCTTTGTTCTGaataataagaaagaaaattataagGAAGCAGAAGAAACAGACCTAATATCGTTTCTTTCATCTTCCTTCACTTCTCAATTTATGCTTTATGAGGTGTGTATTGTGGGAAGGAGAAAGCTAACAGAGGGAAAGGGGAAAAGGGATACCAATGCCAAGATGGGTATTCATGCTTGCATATCTTGCTGTTCCTGTCAAATTCTTGTTTTCTCTGCAAATTGTCAGCAGGTTACATTAGTCAAACTCATGGACATTGTTACCATGATCAACCAATAAAAGCCAAGTGCCTTTTtaacaataaatatatttgtagcaTTGATACCATCCCTCCTACACTAGGAGATGGTATCTTCTAATACACATTCAACAAGAAGGGTCAAATAAAGGACTAGGCCTACAATCTAACTCAAAGCCCCAAATCAAAACCAACAGACCCATACACGGAAAATGTAACAGTGGAGAGATCACAGAGTCATTTTTACCTCTCTTCCGCATGAGAATTAGTATATATGCTTTTCATGAAACATTATCATAGCTAAGAACTGACAATTAAAAAGGAAACAAAGAGACTGCAACTTTAACTCCGTACCTCTTAGCATGGAAGTATATCATCAAAAATATAAACAAGACAATTAAATAAGCAATCTTACATTTACATTATACCCTAGGATAATTGaaaatgaatattataataaattttagaaaacaatttttaagaaaatttttaaatgaatgtCCAGAATGAAGGGAAGCCATGCCAAGTAACATCATGAACTTCCTAACACATAGTGTCAGAGTATCTTGAGCATTAATACAGACCCAGTAGAAGTTCTACAgaacattaacaattaattCAATGATAACAAAGCATTGTCTAATCAAGAAAGGAGTAGGCATATCAGATTTGAACAATGAAACCATGTACTATACTTGCACACCAATGAAaccatatactataacttgcaTGCCACCAACAAAATTTATGCCACAAGACAATACTGCTCAAAATCAGTAATGAATTAAACGATAACAATTGAGATCTTCATAAAACAcagttaaaataaaatttataccACAGGACAACACCTGAGATCTTCATAAAACACGATTTAAATAAATCCACTATGAAACAAGACCAATATGAAATAAACAACAAcgatatttaattataaacaaCTAACCTGTAAGGAATGTGCTGATGAGTTGAAGTGTCTCTGTACTTTTTAGCTAAACCAAAATCGATCGCGTAGACCTATGGCAACAAGGATACAGGACATTGGATGAATAAAGTAGAACATGAATGCTAAACCTTACAACAAATTAAAGAATTGACACCTGATTTGCACGTCTGCCTAAGCCCATGAGAAAATTATCTGGTTTGATATCCCGATGTAGAAAGGACTTGGAGTGGACAAACTCCACCCGATTGATCTAAAATAGGGCAAAGATATCAAAAAGCATTCATAAAAACGAACATGAGGTAGACATAGAGATGAGTGAACTCAATCAATTAAACGGTTACCATCTGATCTGCAAGCATAAGAACGGTCTTAAGAGACAATTTTCTGCTGCAGAAGTTAAATAAATCTTCAAGGCTAGGGCCCAACAAATCAATCACAAGAACATTATAATCTCCCTCAACACCAAACCACCTCACGTTTGGAATTCCAGCTGTCCAAATTGAGAAAAGTATGCAAACATGAATAATAAGGTGTGCAACTTGtaaacaagaaaatgttaaagaCTTAAGAGTAACGTTTATTACTTCCTCCTTGTAGTATTTTATATAGCTTTGATTCATACAGCAGTTGTGGATGTTTCGTCTTCACATTTTCCTGGAAATAGGAACTACCTCAGGACATGCAAATATTGCTTATTGTTGTAAAGACTATTTTATAGGAAACAACAATCAATTGCATTGATAAAGTCATTAAGTCCATCCAACCAAAAAAGAAAGTTGCAACTAATTTCAAGCTTAATTCCTGCCAACAGCTAACGAAGTACCAAGGGAATAACTAATCAGCCCATCCTATCATGGGAAAGTTATTATGCTAGGCTGTCGTGAAATTAAATACTGAAAAATAACAAGATAAATGACTACCTGATCCATGATAGGTGAAATGCATGAGTTTCTTGATCATACTTTTCTACCCATAAATTGATCACTTTCAACTTGGTGCAAGAATTCTAGCCTTTTTGTTCAACTTTGTATGACTTATCTTCCACGTGACCGAATGGAAGAGTTCTTTGTAATTCCTATGGCTAGATcctcttttgaaatttcatactATCAATGGAATTCTCTAGGTACGTTTCTcgttccaaaaaagaaaaaaagaggggTATACTTGGGAGAACTATGGAATTTGAACCCACAGGGCCATAACCAAGTACTTGGGTAGTTGTGTTACATAACATCAACCTTTTGTATGAGAATACTCATTATTGATGATTAACATCACCTCATTAAGTCATTATGAAGATTCTAACAAAACCAACTCAACGTGGAGACTCATTCTACACAGATACCTAACCAAACGAACTTGCTTGAACTTTTCAGGTGCCTTATGACTCTACCAAAACCACGTCAAGTTTTGAACTTTCGACAAATCAAACTCTTCACACCTCCTTCAGGAAGCTCTACTTTCCAGATACTGTTACTTACGGTCTCGGTTAAAATTAAGGTATTGAATTATATCCTGTCTCAACTTTTAGTACCACCAAATCAAATATACTATTTAACACGTAA
This window contains:
- the LOC120082697 gene encoding casein kinase 1-like protein 2 encodes the protein MEPRVGNKFKLGRKIGSGSFGEIYLGTNIQTNEEVAIKLENVKTKHPQLLYESKLYKILQGGTGIPNVRWFGVEGDYNVLVIDLLGPSLEDLFNFCSRKLSLKTVLMLADQMINRVEFVHSKSFLHRDIKPDNFLMGLGRRANQVYAIDFGLAKKYRDTSTHQHIPYRENKNLTGTARYASMNTHLGIEQSRRDDLESLGYVLMYFLRGSLPWQGLKAGTKKQKYEKISEKKVSTSIEALCRGYPTEFASYFHYCRSLRFDDKPDYAYLKRLFRDLFIREGFQFDYVFDWTILKYQQSQITAPPTRAIGGAGPSSGVPMAVANADRHPGGEEGRPPPSGWVPADPLRRRNSGPVTGTGNLSKQKPPATNDPAVAKEPILPNSNMMRSSGSSRRAAIGSGQDTTLLGCESDPSRHAIPDPSLGAVHKISSAQRHSPVLQADQNRTTSARNISGIRNFESTLRGIESLHFNQDEKVQY